A single Tenacibaculum sp. Bg11-29 DNA region contains:
- a CDS encoding mechanosensitive ion channel family protein produces MKELLAYRFNLDSFLGVLGYVLLIVFITWVISRIFRYLIVQVIKRRKTDQNGRTSILFLRNSVKFFLGLFGIAYIISTVPAFRSKATLIFSGAGILAAIIGFAAQAALSNLIAGAFIVIFRPFRVGDYIKLDDTRVGIVEDITLRHTVINNFENKRLIIPNSVISTDSVLNHTIEDSHILSFNNFKLGIKADIDLARQIIQEEAIKLPSVIDFRTPEQVMADTQQVDVRVIDVHTDHIHMRAYVWLNEPFKEFKTKCALKEAVHKRFLAEGVALPIPIYKIVNV; encoded by the coding sequence ATGAAAGAATTACTAGCATATCGTTTTAATTTAGATTCTTTTTTAGGCGTTTTAGGGTATGTATTACTCATCGTTTTTATTACTTGGGTCATTTCACGAATATTCCGCTATTTAATAGTACAAGTCATAAAGCGTAGAAAAACGGATCAAAATGGTAGAACCAGTATTTTATTTTTACGTAATTCAGTAAAGTTTTTTTTAGGCCTTTTTGGTATTGCCTATATCATTTCTACAGTACCAGCTTTTCGAAGTAAAGCCACTTTAATTTTTTCTGGAGCAGGTATTTTGGCAGCCATTATTGGTTTTGCTGCACAAGCAGCTTTATCTAATTTAATAGCAGGCGCATTTATTGTTATTTTTAGACCTTTTAGAGTTGGAGATTATATTAAGTTAGATGATACCCGTGTGGGAATTGTTGAAGATATTACGTTGCGACATACCGTAATTAATAATTTTGAAAACAAACGATTAATTATACCAAACTCGGTAATAAGTACCGATTCAGTATTAAATCATACTATTGAAGATTCACATATTCTTAGTTTCAATAACTTTAAGTTAGGAATAAAAGCAGATATTGATTTAGCAAGACAAATTATACAAGAGGAAGCTATTAAGTTACCATCTGTAATAGATTTTAGAACACCAGAACAAGTAATGGCAGATACTCAACAAGTAGATGTACGTGTAATTGATGTACATACAGATCATATACATATGCGTGCGTATGTTTGGTTAAATGAGCCATTTAAAGAATTTAAAACCAAATGTGCATTAAAAGAAGCAGTGCACAAACGTTTTTTAGCTGAAGGTGTTGCATTACCTATTCCTATCTATAAAATAGTGAATGTATAA